The Rhodoluna lacicola genome includes the window ATTTGAGCGTCGGAATTCAGTTTGCAGATTTGGTTGCCGGGGCAATTTTCAGGAAGCATGTCAGGCACGATAGCGAGTTCTGGGACGCCTTGGCTAGTTCGGCAATCAAAGGCATTGACACAAGTCTTTGCGCTTAAGTACTTAAAAGTAAGACGCCGTGTCTAGGTTTCCCTAGAACCTGCGAAGTCGCAGTCACGGCGTATTTATAAATTAGCAGAGGGTGCCGACAAAGTTCAACAGGGCAAAAGAAAACCGCCCCTAAGGGCGGCTTTCGAAAGTTATCGGTGTTGGACTTTACTTCCAGCGGGTTGACATCATGAAGCCAACCATTGCGATGCCAAAGCCAATCAAGATGTTCCAGTTTTCTAGGTTCCACGGGGTTCCCGCGCCTAGCGGGAACTGAGCACTGGTCACGTAATAAGTGATGATCCAGACCAAACCAAGAATCATGAAGCCGAACATAACCGGCTTGAACCAAGCTGGGTTAGGCGCGTCTTCTGCGTTGGTTGGGATAGCTTTAGGGGCTTTTGGCTTCTTTTCAGACATGAGCCAATTCTAACCTGCCGATTGGGCCGGCCGCCAAGGCCAAGGGCCGCCGGATCGCGGGCCCGGGGAACGCTGCTGCCCAGCAGGTATTCTTAAGCCCTGATGGTAAAAATCCTGGTTCTAGACAACTACGACAGCTTTGTCTACACACTCAACGGCTATCTGCAGCAGCTTGGTGCAGAAACCGATGTACTGCGCAATGACTGCGTTGCCGAGGCGGATTTGCCTGAACTTTTGGCTAAGTATGACGCGGTGCTGATTAGCCCGGGGCCTGGCACTCCGGCCGAGGCGGGCCTAAGCATTCCAGTGGTCAAGTTGGCGCTCAAGACCGGTCAGCCGGTATTTGGTGTTTGCCTAGGTCACCAGTCAATCGCAGAGGCGATGGGCGCAACCGTTACCAGTGCACCAGAGCTAATGCACGGCAAAACATCAATCGTGAATCATGATGACTCTTTGATTTTCAACGGCATTCGCCAGGGTTTCAATGCAACCCGATACCACTCGCTAGCCGTAGTTGATTCGACAGTTCCAGAAGATCTGATCGTTACCGCTCGCACCGGCAAGAGCGAGACTTCGCAGGGCGGAGTGATCATGGGATTGCAACACAAGACGCTGCCTATTTACGGAGTGCAGTTTCACCCAGAAAGTGTGCTGACCGAATCTGGTTACCAAATGCTTGGTAACTGGTTGGAGTCAATTGGCCTCAAGGGTGCCGCAGAAAAAGCCCGTGGATTATCTCCACTTGTTAATCTCACTTAATTACTGAGAACAGCCAACGTAAAGGATTACGGCCGAACCTTGGTTGGCAAGTCCCGGTGCAACTGACTGATCAACCACGATGGTTCCCTGAGCACCAGTACATTCTTCACGAGTGGTAATCGAAACCGGAAGACCAACCGCTGGCGCACTCATCGCTGCACGAGCATCACTGATGTCTAGGTTGCGAACATCAGGAACCATAACTTTTCCATTTGAAACTATTAGGTTCACCGCTGAACCCTCGGCGACCTCTGTGTTCAAGGCCGGAAGAGTTTCAATGACTTTGCCGGCGGCAACCGTTGCAGAGTTGCCCTGCGTAATTGTGCCAAGGGTGAGCTTCATGGTTGCCAAAACTCCGGCAGCTTCAGTCTCAGTAAGACCAGTCAGCGACGGAACCTTCACGGTGTTGGCACCTGCAGAAACATAAACGGTAATCACCTGACGGTCACCAACCACGGTTCCGGCAATTGGATCGGTGCGAATGATTGTGTCAACCGGAACGGTGTCACTTGGCTCCGAAGCCTTTGATACCAACAGACCCTGCGCGGTTAGTGAGCTGTAGCCATCGGTGTAGGTCTGACCAACCACGTTTGGCACACTGATTCCGCCACCTGGCTGAATGTTTAGGTTGAAGTTTCCGAATGCCACCAACCAAACCAACAAACCGATAAGCACAACTGACGCAGCCGATGCAACGGTGACAATCAATCCCTTTGATGGGCGGTTGAGTCCGTCAAGCAGCGGAGCCGGGGTTGAGCCGGTATTGGCTGGCAGGTCAACGCCAAGAGTTGAGAATGGGTTGGTTGCCGGTGTGCGCAAGTCGTTCCAGTCAGCGTTTGAACGCGGCGCTGCCTTTTCGTATCCGGTGTAATCAACCACTGTTTCTTTGACTGATGCTGCAGTCTCTTTTGCGCGACCAAAGAAAGATTTCTTTTCTTCAACCGGTTCAACAGGTGTTGCCGGTGCTGAGTGCACAACCGCGTCGGCGGCGGCAAGATCTGCAATCAAAGGTGATGCGGTTGTTGAAGGAGCTGCTGCACCAAGTAGTGCCTCAAAGTCGTCTTCGGCAACCGGCGCGCTTTCATTTGATGCACTAGGAATTACTGGTGCAGATTCCTGCGATTCCGCTGGGGTTTCGTCGAGAGTCCAAGCAGTAGTTGTTGCAGCAACTGCGTTTGGTGAAATTACCGGAGTAGAAATTGTTGCCGGTGAACCATTCGCTGCAGCAATCAGGTGCTCGCGGAATTCTTCTGCAGTTTGAAAACGCTCTTCGCGATCTTTAGCAAGACCACGCAGAACTACCGCATCAAGTTCAGGAGTAATTGACGAATCAAATTGTGACGGCGGAATCACCGCTTCTGAAACGTGCTGATAGGCAACCGATACCGCGCTCTCACCCTTGAACGGTGGACGACCGCAAAGCATTTCGTAAAGCAGAACTCCGGTTGAGTACAAATCGGTGCGAGCATCAACCTGTTCACCCTTAGCTTGCTCCGGTGAGAAATACTGAGCGGTGCCAACGATGCCAGAGGTGTGCGCCATGGTCGCTGAAGAATCTGAAATCGCGCGCGCAATACCAAAGTCCATTACCTTTACCTGGCCGGCATCGGTGATCATGATGTTTGCAGATTTGATGTCGCGGTGAATCACTCCCGCGCGGTGTGAAAATTCAAGAGCGGTTAGAACTCCGCTGGTCCACTCGATTGCTTCTTGACGAGTCAGGCGACGTTCGTGCAACAGATCACGCAGCAACTTGCCTTTGACGTACTCCATAACAATGAACGGATACTTGTGCTGGTTGCCGTATTCATCGGTGGTGATTTCTTCACCGGCATCGTAAATACGAACGATTGTTGGATGACCCATGCGCGCAGAGGCCTGGGCCTCTTGACGGAAACGAGCCTCAAAGGCCGGGTCGTTAGCAAGATCTGACTTGAGCAACTTGATGGCCACGGTGCGGCCAAGGCGAGTGTCGACACCCTCATAGACATCGGCCATCCCGCCGCGCCCAATTAGGTTTCCAACTTCGTAGCGACCGGCGATAACCCGCTGGTTTTCAGTCAATCTCTTGCTCCTTTTAGCGCAAAACGCGCGTGAACTCCCAGTCTAATCGCCCGTTTCTGGCTGTTTACTGAGAGACCGAGGGGCTAGGGGAGCCACTTGGCTCTGGCGTCGGAGTGGTTGGCTCCTGGCTTGGGGTTGGCACCTCGCCCGCAGGGACGTAGTAAATCAGAGTGACTTCAGTACCCAGGGTCAAAGTGCCCAGCGGGGTAGCGTCGTAAACGCTCATCAGGCGCGGATCGCCGTCAGGCAGCACGTCACCGGCCACGGTCTTTACCAAAAGCCCCTTGGCGCTTAGCTCGGCCGAGACCTCGGCCACATTCTTGCCCTGAACATCGGTCAGCAGCACGACTATGGGTGCACCCGATGGGTCTGGGCTGCCGGTTCCACCACTGCTAGATGGATAAGGCGACTGAGACCAGGTTGGCAGTTGCGGTTGCATTGAACCCACGATGATGGCCACGACCACCGATACCGCGGTCAACGCCAGAGCACCGATCAGCACAAACCAGGGCCAGACAATCGGCGGCTTTTGGGTTGGGTTTGTGTCGGCTGCGATTTCGAGCACCGCGGTGCGATCACTGACATCTTTTGGTTGCTGCAGCAGCTGGGTGGCCGCCGACTGACGTGGTGCGGTAGACATTAGTGACTCTGCGCGCTTGGCAAGAGCCAGTGCTGATTCCGGGCGCTGGTTGGGTTTCTTGGCCAGGCAAGACATAACCAGGTTGGCAACGCGAGGGTCAACCGACGATGGCAGTGCCGGCGGAGTCTTGTTGATCTGCGCCATTGCGATTTCCATTTGCGATTCACCGGTGAATGGCCGCTTACCGGCAAGGGCTTCGTAGGCAACGATTCCCAGTGAGTAGATATCGGTGCTTGGGGTTGCCGGTTTTCCGGTTGCTTGCTCTGGGGCAAGATATTGAACGGTGCCCATGACTTGACCGGTTGCAGTGAGGCCAACTTGATCGGCAACGCGCGCGATGCCAAAGTCGGTGATTTTTAGTTGACCGTCTGGAGTGATTAGTAAGTTACCGGGCTTTACGTCGCGGTGCACAAGACCAGCTTCGTGTGCCTCGTAAAGTGCGCGAGCAGTTTGCGCGATGATATCTAGCACGCGCTCGCTGCTTAGAGATTTTTCAACTTCAAGAATTCGCGCGAGTGAATCACCCGGCACAAGTTCCATCACCAAATATGCAGAGCCGCCGTCTTCACCGTAGTCATAAACGTTGGCGATGCCCTCGTGATTAACCATTGCTGCGTGACGTGCCTCTGTGCGAAAGCGCTCTAGGAACCCGGGGTCACCCATGTATTCCTGCTTAAGAATCTTGATTGCAACATCGCGCAGAATTACTTCGTCGTGCGCTTGCCAAACCTCACCCATACCGCCAATTGCGATTCGTGAAATTAATTTGTATCGGCCGCCATAGAGTTGACCAGCTTCTGGCTTCACTTGCGCAACACCGCCTCCATTACTTTTCTGGCAACCGGTGCAGCAAGAGAGTTACCTACTCCGCCCTGACCAATGCCACCCCCGTCAGCAATTACAACTGCAACTGCAACCTGTGGATTATCTGCAGGTGCAAAACCGGTAAACCAAAGTGTGTATGGCTCGCCTTTTCCGTTTTGCGCAGTTCCGGTCTTACCGGCCACCACAACATCTTTAATTCGCGCGTTTCCTGAAACACCACGCTGCACTGCGCCAATCATCATTTCCTTAACCGCCTGTGCTGATTCTTTTGACAGTGGCTGAGAGAAAATATCCGGTTGCGGCTGTGCAATCACGGCAAGGCTTGATGACAAAACATTTTCAACCAGGTTCGGCTTCATCAGCACACCCTGGTTGGCAACGGCGGCAGAGACCATGGCCATTTGCAGTGGGTTGCTGCGAACGTCGTACTGACCAAATGACGAAAGGCCAACCTGCGCGTCATCCATGTTTTCTGGGTAAACGCTGGCGGTTGAGGTCATTGGGTAGCTGACCTTTTTACCAAAGCCAAACAGCTCTGCCTGCTTGCGAATGGTGTCTTGGCCAAGAGCGATACCCAGCTGGGCCATCGGCACGTTGCAAGAAAAACGCAGCGCATCGGCGATTGAAACCGTTGGCTTGCCACCGCACTTGCCCTCGCCAGAGTTCTGCACAAAAACATTTGTGCCCGGCAGTTGGAACTTGGGTGGGTTAGGGAAAGTTGAGTCTTTGGTGTGCTTGCCTGACTCAACCGCCGCTGCAGCCATGATCACTTTGAAAACAGAACCCGGTGCA containing:
- a CDS encoding protein kinase domain-containing protein, coding for MTENQRVIAGRYEVGNLIGRGGMADVYEGVDTRLGRTVAIKLLKSDLANDPAFEARFRQEAQASARMGHPTIVRIYDAGEEITTDEYGNQHKYPFIVMEYVKGKLLRDLLHERRLTRQEAIEWTSGVLTALEFSHRAGVIHRDIKSANIMITDAGQVKVMDFGIARAISDSSATMAHTSGIVGTAQYFSPEQAKGEQVDARTDLYSTGVLLYEMLCGRPPFKGESAVSVAYQHVSEAVIPPSQFDSSITPELDAVVLRGLAKDREERFQTAEEFREHLIAAANGSPATISTPVISPNAVAATTTAWTLDETPAESQESAPVIPSASNESAPVAEDDFEALLGAAAPSTTASPLIADLAAADAVVHSAPATPVEPVEEKKSFFGRAKETAASVKETVVDYTGYEKAAPRSNADWNDLRTPATNPFSTLGVDLPANTGSTPAPLLDGLNRPSKGLIVTVASAASVVLIGLLVWLVAFGNFNLNIQPGGGISVPNVVGQTYTDGYSSLTAQGLLVSKASEPSDTVPVDTIIRTDPIAGTVVGDRQVITVYVSAGANTVKVPSLTGLTETEAAGVLATMKLTLGTITQGNSATVAAGKVIETLPALNTEVAEGSAVNLIVSNGKVMVPDVRNLDISDARAAMSAPAVGLPVSITTREECTGAQGTIVVDQSVAPGLANQGSAVILYVGCSQ
- a CDS encoding peptidoglycan D,D-transpeptidase FtsI family protein, whose product is MNRELKRVSLVIFVMFLSLFIASTTIQIFAADSLAQDQRNVRSAYDSYKTQRGAILVNGEPIAESVRSDDVYQYLRVYKSPMYSSVTGFFSLYQGSTGIESSMGSYLTGKNSSQFFEQISALLSGNPVQGASVELTIDPVVQKAAWDAMGKMKGAVVALDPKTGNILALVSKPGFDANLLAVHSGVQSNENYAKLLNDKDGPLLNRAANELYAPGSVFKVIMAAAAVESGKHTKDSTFPNPPKFQLPGTNVFVQNSGEGKCGGKPTVSIADALRFSCNVPMAQLGIALGQDTIRKQAELFGFGKKVSYPMTSTASVYPENMDDAQVGLSSFGQYDVRSNPLQMAMVSAAVANQGVLMKPNLVENVLSSSLAVIAQPQPDIFSQPLSKESAQAVKEMMIGAVQRGVSGNARIKDVVVAGKTGTAQNGKGEPYTLWFTGFAPADNPQVAVAVVIADGGGIGQGGVGNSLAAPVARKVMEAVLRK
- a CDS encoding anthranilate synthase component II, which encodes MVKILVLDNYDSFVYTLNGYLQQLGAETDVLRNDCVAEADLPELLAKYDAVLISPGPGTPAEAGLSIPVVKLALKTGQPVFGVCLGHQSIAEAMGATVTSAPELMHGKTSIVNHDDSLIFNGIRQGFNATRYHSLAVVDSTVPEDLIVTARTGKSETSQGGVIMGLQHKTLPIYGVQFHPESVLTESGYQMLGNWLESIGLKGAAEKARGLSPLVNLT
- a CDS encoding serine/threonine-protein kinase → MKPEAGQLYGGRYKLISRIAIGGMGEVWQAHDEVILRDVAIKILKQEYMGDPGFLERFRTEARHAAMVNHEGIANVYDYGEDGGSAYLVMELVPGDSLARILEVEKSLSSERVLDIIAQTARALYEAHEAGLVHRDVKPGNLLITPDGQLKITDFGIARVADQVGLTATGQVMGTVQYLAPEQATGKPATPSTDIYSLGIVAYEALAGKRPFTGESQMEIAMAQINKTPPALPSSVDPRVANLVMSCLAKKPNQRPESALALAKRAESLMSTAPRQSAATQLLQQPKDVSDRTAVLEIAADTNPTQKPPIVWPWFVLIGALALTAVSVVVAIIVGSMQPQLPTWSQSPYPSSSGGTGSPDPSGAPIVVLLTDVQGKNVAEVSAELSAKGLLVKTVAGDVLPDGDPRLMSVYDATPLGTLTLGTEVTLIYYVPAGEVPTPSQEPTTPTPEPSGSPSPSVSQ
- a CDS encoding cell division protein CrgA; translation: MSEKKPKAPKAIPTNAEDAPNPAWFKPVMFGFMILGLVWIITYYVTSAQFPLGAGTPWNLENWNILIGFGIAMVGFMMSTRWK